CAGCTCGGCCACCCGTTGCATCTCCTGTCGGATGGACTCCACGAGGCGCATGGCCCGATCCTCGCGGTCCAGCAGGCGGCCCAGGGTCCTCAGGTTGCGAAAGCCGTCCTCCAGCGTCTCCGACTCCAGGATGAAGATGGTCAGCCCCGCCTGGCGCAGGGCCTGGGGCAGGCGTCCGTACTTGCTGAGCAGCACCAGGTCAGGGTCCAGGGACACGATCCGCTCCACGTTGGGATCGTAGAGACCGCCGAGCCGCGGCAGCGACGACACCTGCGGCGGGTAGTTGGAGTAGTCGTCGACGCCCACGAGACGGTCGCAGGCATCCAGGGCGCAGACCGCCTCGGTCAGCGAGGGCACCAGGGAGACGATCCGCTGCGGGGAGGCCTCGAGCCTCACGGGGTTGCCGGCATCGTCGACCAGCTCCGTCGGATACGAGGCGGCGGCGACGGGCGGGGCCGGTGCGAGCGCCAGCGCCTGGACCAGCGCCAGGGCCAGCAGCAGCCCGGCGATGGCGAGCGACCGTGCCCTCCTGGGGTACGAGAGACGAGCGAGACGATACGACGCGGCCAAGCTGACCACTCCCCCTCCTCGAGAGGTGCCCGTTCCGAGGGCTCCCCTGGCAGGCATTCGGGCTTCCAGGGCGCCGCGACGGCGTGCCTGCAGCCAGCCGCCCATGCGGGCGGCTCCGCCGTCGGGCCCCTGGTTACCGTTGCGGGACAGCGCCGGACTCTCACCGGACTTCCCCACTTTAAGCCGGGGCTACGCGCCCCGGCACCAGGGGCGGCTCGATCGAATAGGGCTTGTCGCCTCCAAGATACCTCCACTCGGCCCCGGCCACAATACGCGCACCCGCGTCCGGCGGCAGGGGCCCGGGGGCCGTTGGCCAATTGGTGGTCCGGACCGCAACTCGCCGGGAGGTGGCTCCGTTGCATCCGCTCGTCGCCCGCATGACCCCCGAGGAGAAGATCGGCCAGATGCTGATGCCCGCCGTCATCCCCGACGAGACCGGCATGCCGTCGGCTCAGACCCGTGAGATGGTGCAGCGCTACGGCGTCGGCTTCGTCATCACCTACGGCCACCGCACGGTGCGGCACCTGGCCGAGTCCAACAACCGGCTGCAGCGGTGGGCCGCCGCCACCCGGCTGGCCATCCCGGTCATGGTGGGCGCCGACCTCGAGTACGGCCTGCGTCACAACGTGGCGCTGGGCGTGGTGGCCTTCCCCCGGCAGATGGGCATCGGCGCGGCGATGAGCGAGGAGCTGGCCTACCGCATCGCCCAGGCCACCGCCCGGCAGGCCCGGGCAGCCGGGGTGCACTGGGACTTCTCACCCCTCGTCGACGTCAACACCAACCCCCACAACCCGGTCGTCGGCATCCGGGCCTTCGGCGACGACCCGCGGTGGGTGGGGCGGCTGAGCGCGGCCATGATACGGGGGTACCAGGAGGCCGGCGTGGTCTCCACGCCCAAGCACTATCCCGGACACGGCGACACGTCGCTGGACTCCCACCAGGACCTGCCGACGGTCGACCTGCCCGAGGCCGTGCTGAGGGAGACGCACCTGGCCCCCTTCGCGGCCGCCTTCGCCGCGGGCGCCGACTCCATCATGACTGCCCACATCGTCGTCAGGTCCCTCGACCCCGACCGCCCCGCCACGCTCTCGCCGGCCTCGCTGACGCAGCTGCTGCGACGGGAGCAGGGGTTCGAGGGGGTGGTGGTGACCGACGCGATGAGCATGGGCGCCATCGCCGACCGGTTCGGCGCGGGCGACGCCGCACGCATGGCCGTCGAGGCCGGGGCCGACGTGGTGATGGCCACCGGCTCCTACGCCGATCAGGTCGCCGCCTGGACGGCGCTGGTGCAGGCGGTGCTGCGGGGCGACCTGCCGATGGAGCGCATCGACGCCTCGGTGGACCGGATCCTGCGGCTCAAGGAGAAGTATGGGCTGCTGCAGGGCGA
This genomic interval from Limnochorda sp. LNt contains the following:
- a CDS encoding glycoside hydrolase family 3 protein; the protein is MHPLVARMTPEEKIGQMLMPAVIPDETGMPSAQTREMVQRYGVGFVITYGHRTVRHLAESNNRLQRWAAATRLAIPVMVGADLEYGLRHNVALGVVAFPRQMGIGAAMSEELAYRIAQATARQARAAGVHWDFSPLVDVNTNPHNPVVGIRAFGDDPRWVGRLSAAMIRGYQEAGVVSTPKHYPGHGDTSLDSHQDLPTVDLPEAVLRETHLAPFAAAFAAGADSIMTAHIVVRSLDPDRPATLSPASLTQLLRREQGFEGVVVTDAMSMGAIADRFGAGDAARMAVEAGADVVMATGSYADQVAAWTALVQAVLRGDLPMERIDASVDRILRLKEKYGLLQGDRPLPAEVDPDAAEREAADPAWRTLASEAFRRSLTVVVDRGVLPLRPETVRTLLVTGPREADEVAAAMRRRYPAVVALPTPGGGWSDGFSPSSTELAAAERLARSVDAAVVLTYSSFKPPLAPGQVELVRRVRAAGIPVVVVALGLPYDVTSLGHLDAFVATYAQDRWGTPSPLPRELTDALADLVSGAFEAQGRLPVVLDGRAG
- a CDS encoding ABC transporter substrate-binding protein, which codes for MAASYRLARLSYPRRARSLAIAGLLLALALVQALALAPAPPVAAASYPTELVDDAGNPVRLEASPQRIVSLVPSLTEAVCALDACDRLVGVDDYSNYPPQVSSLPRLGGLYDPNVERIVSLDPDLVLLSKYGRLPQALRQAGLTIFILESETLEDGFRNLRTLGRLLDREDRAMRLVESIRQEMQRVAELVRASGRSPSVYYEIDPTPYAAGPDSFIGALIELAGGRNVVPAQLGLFPRISPELVIQADPEVIVLGDAPYGVTARQLAERPGWAALRALREGQVIALDAAQVDLVSRPGPRVAEAVRLLAALLHPALRDELGAP